The Edaphobacter flagellatus sequence ATCTATCACCTCGAACGATCGCTTTTCATCCCCCGGCCCCGCGCCGAGGTCTTCGCGTTTTTCGCAGAGGCGGAGAATCTTGAGCAGATCACTCCTTCTACTCTCAGGTTCAAAATCACCTCGCCCCTGCCGATCGAGATGAAGCCCGGTGCTTTGATCGATTACAGGCTCAGCCTGCATGGCATCCCCTTCCACTGGGGAACGCAGATCACCGTCTTTGAACCAATCTCCACGTTTACTGACGTCCAACTTACCGGGCCGTATCGTCGCTGGGTCCATCGCCACGACTTTGCCGACGCTCCCGGAGGAACGCAGATGCAGGACCATGTCGAATATGAGTTGCCCTTCGGCCCGATAGGCGATCTCGTGCATCGACTCTTCGTGCGCCGCTCCGTCCAGCAGATCTTCGATCATCGCAACGCCACCATACTCAGGATATTCTCCGCCTGATCTCCCGCTTATCCATCACCTGTGCCCTTCCCACTTGATATCCTTGAAGAGCAGATGAAGCACGCCCTAAAACCCTCGCAGTACGCCATCCTCATCACCATCATGCTCACCGCATCCGTAGGAGACACCCTCCTCTCCCGCGGCATGGACCAGGTCGGACAGGTCGATCTCCACCACCTCGGCCTTCTCTGGCACGCTCTCTTCAACCCCTACGTCATCTCCGGCATCGTCCTTCTCATCGGCTTCTTCGCCAGCTACATGACCGCGCTCTCCTGGGCCGACCTCACCTTCGTCATGCCCGCTACAGCCTTCGGTTATGTCGTCGTCGCTCTGCTTTCGCGCTTCTGGCTGCATGAGCATCTCTCCCTCTATCGCTGGGCCGGCATC is a genomic window containing:
- a CDS encoding SRPBCC family protein, producing MIYHLERSLFIPRPRAEVFAFFAEAENLEQITPSTLRFKITSPLPIEMKPGALIDYRLSLHGIPFHWGTQITVFEPISTFTDVQLTGPYRRWVHRHDFADAPGGTQMQDHVEYELPFGPIGDLVHRLFVRRSVQQIFDHRNATILRIFSA
- a CDS encoding EamA family transporter → MKHALKPSQYAILITIMLTASVGDTLLSRGMDQVGQVDLHHLGLLWHALFNPYVISGIVLLIGFFASYMTALSWADLTFVMPATAFGYVVVALLSRFWLHEHLSLYRWAGIFLIVCAVGFVAGGPSRTEDPAPHHELDLMDSGAGR